A stretch of the Nematostella vectensis chromosome 1, jaNemVect1.1, whole genome shotgun sequence genome encodes the following:
- the LOC5512279 gene encoding carbohydrate sulfotransferase 3: protein MECKRKVGYDVVPLEPIYLNSAVLLAMLYLTSRFAYKVITALVVAFLLGVVLVCIARELFLEEPERVSTGTAESPRDARESSRRRSLLLFGHDRSGTTLLSKMFDSDSRVFGMYEPFWTTHWDMARPTFDEKVRLARDVLTGFLSCNFSASENGVDFLRTFRFRLNDGRSESRALTAKHFRNGTDECMDLSLHPNYTDWVCQNRYKYSVVKIATPRIPDTRIAGILPRLFEENPHTDIKAVHIVRDPRGNVHSRIKLEWFRDHPDPRFENSVKQLCDEIMPNVQHLNSLLSKYGERIMIIRYKEIADDPVGIAKRLYKFAGFEISDEVLDWVKRGTTPSKKTLERELEHPYSHVRNATGNAERWRKDSPIERVRVIERVCEPLMRILGLEKMETLERN, encoded by the coding sequence ATGGAATGCAAGAGAAAAGTCGGGTATGACGTAGTGCCATTAGAACCTATTTATCTCAACAGCGCTGTCTTGTTAGCCATGTTATACCTGACTTCACGATTCGCTTACAAGGTTATAACTGCGTTGGTAGTAGCCTTTCTGCTTGGCGTAGTACTCGTTTGTATTGCGCGCGAACTTTTTCTCGAAGAACCCGAGCGAGTCTCGACCGGGACCGCGGAATCACCGCGAGACGCACGCGAGAGTAGCAGAAGGCGaagtttattgttgtttgGACATGACCGTTCGGGAACCACGCTGCTAAGCAAGATGTTCGACTCCGACTCACGAGTCTTTGGGATGTATGAGCCGTTTTGGACGACTCACTGGGACATGGCGAGGCCGACGTTCGACGAAAAAGTTCGCCTCGCAAGGGATGTACTCACAGGTTTTTTGTCTTGCAATTTCTCCGCCAGCGAAAATGGCGTTGATTTTCTACGTACGTTTCGCTTTAGGCTTAACGACGGCCGCAGCGAAAGCCGTGCTTTGACTGCGAAACATTTTCGCAATGGGACAGATGAATGCATGGATTTGTCCTTACATCCAAACTACACAGACTGGGTGTGTCAAAATCGATACAAATACAGCGTAGTAAAAATAGCTACCCCAAGGATCCCCGATACCCGGATAGCGGGGATTTTACCTCGACTCTTCGAGGAAAACCCGCACACAGATATCAAGGCAGTCCACATCGTAAGAGATCCGCGAGGGAATGTTCACTCTAGAATAAAACTTGAATGGTTCAGAGATCACCCCGATCCCAGGTTCGAAAACAGTGTTAAACAACTATGTGACGAGATCATGCCGAATGTGCAACATCTTAACTCCCTCCTCTCCAAATACGGGGAAAGGATAATGATTATTAGATATAAGGAAATTGCCGACGACCCAGTAGGAATCGCCAAGAGGCTGTACAAATTTGCGGGGTTTGAGATATCCGATGAAGTCCTGGACTGGGTCAAGAGGGGTACCACGCCCAGTAAAAAGACGCTGGAAAGGGAACTTGAGCACCCATACTCGCATGTACGGAACGCGACAGGGAACGCGGAAAGGTGGAGGAAGGATTCACCGATAGAGCGTGTGCGTGTGATCGAGAGAGTGTGTGAGCCGCTCATGCGAATACTAGGGCTGGAGAAAATGGAGACACTGGAAAGAAACTGA
- the LOC5512282 gene encoding carbohydrate sulfotransferase 3 — protein sequence MLYLTSRFAYNVMTSLAVAILLGVLFVYFERELLLEEPERVSTGTAESPRDARESSRRRSLLLFGHDRSGTTLLSKMFDSDSRVFGMYEPFWTTHYDMVRQTFDEKVRLARDVLTGFLSCNFSASENGVDFLRKFRFRLDEGRSESHALTSKHFCKGTDECMDLSLHPNYTDWVCRNRYKYSVVKIATPRIPDTRIAGILPRLFEENPHTDIKVVHIVRDPRGNVHSRIKIEWLRDHPDPRFENSVKQLCDEVTPNVQHLNSLLPKYGDRIMIIRYKEIADDPVGIAKRLYKFAGFEISDEVLDWVKRSTTPSKKTLEKEIGHPYSHVRNATGNAERWRKESPIERVRVIERVCEPLMRILGLEKMETQEIN from the coding sequence ATGTTATACCTCACTTCACGTTTCGCCTACAATGTTATGACTTCGTTGGCTGTAGCCATACTGCTCGGCGTGctttttgtatattttgaACGCGAACTTTTACTCGAAGAACCCGAGCGAGTCTCGACCGGCACCGCGGAATCACCGCGAGACGCACGCGAGAGTAGCAGAAGGCGaagtttattgttgtttgGACATGACCGTTCGGGAACCACGCTGCTAAGCAAGATGTTTGACTCCGACTCCCGAGTCTTTGGGATGTATGAGCCGTTTTGGACGACTCATTATGACATGGTGAGGCAGACGTTCGACGAAAAAGTTCGCCTCGCAAGGGATGTACTCACAGGTTTTTTGTCTTGCAATTTCTCCGCCAGCGAAAATGGCGTGGATTTTCTACGCAAGTTTCGCTTCAGGCTTGACGAAGGCCGCAGCGAAAGCCATGCTTTGACTTCGAAACATTTTTGCAAAGGGACAGATGAATGCATGGATTTGTCCTTACATCCAAACTACACAGACTGGGTGTGTCGAAATCGATACAAATACAGCGTGGTAAAAATAGCTACCCCAAGAATCCCCGATACCCGGATAGCGGGGATTTTACCTCGACTCTTCGAGGAAAACCCGCACACGGATATCAAGGTAGTCCACATCGTAAGAGATCCGCGAGGGAATGTTCACTCTAGAATTAAAATTGAATGGCTCAGAGATCACCCCGATCCCAGGTTCGAAAACAGTGTTAAGCAACTATGTGACGAGGTCACGCCCAATGTGCAGCATCTTAACTCCCTTCTCCCCAAATACGGGGACAGGATAATGATTATTAGATATAAGGAAATTGCCGACGACCCAGTAGGAATCGCCAAGAGGCTGTACAAATTTGCGGGGTTTGAGATATCCGATGAAGTCCTGGACTGGGTCAAGAGGAGTACCACGCCCAGTAAAAAGACGCTGGAAAAGGAAATTGGGCACCCGTACTCGCATGTACGGAACGCGACAGGGAACGCGGAAAGGTGGAGGAAGGAGTCACCGATAGAGCGTGTGCGTGTGATCGAGAGAGTGTGTGAGCCGCTCATGCGAATACTAGGGCTGGAGAAAATGGAGACACAGGAAATAAACTGA
- the LOC5512294 gene encoding carbohydrate sulfotransferase 6 produces the protein MLVWCTMFRHFFRLHMAFSLVMLVLMAVMSVVFMYRSIKYDEKTLEDSLQALNTKVQQQLLDSPKLKRLLERMDAEDKANTARENEPRTLVGTDTVGRGRVNDASKHQDKSTRSESERAVIKNRYDPSIRLDADSAPSEERDSQKIQEDTESGTSRNQERSIARQDNEIAANQIRDNSGARQDNEIAPNQIQDNSVARQDNEIAANQIRDNSGARLDVAIVPNEKREVATSNRENINLDEKAPKKKRKSLLIFGHDRSGTTFLSRMFNADPKIFNVYEPLWVTQHSFKPSAGAREILDVLKGLLGCKFSTTPSGITFLANISEWWSIRVNSNAMMSRHFCSIRDGKGENCLDMSRDSKRTDRVCREEYKHSVTKIATARTPQHKIATLLPRLLDENPDVDIRVLHVVRDPRGNVHSRLKLKWFPDHPHPRFDGMVKEICDDIVENMKYVKKQKEMDAKEGKRNRFMTVTYREIAGSPLETARKIYDFAGFQMDDALAQWIKKSTKPSKETLRKELEQPYSHVRNATGNADRWQRESPVGRVRAIERICQPLMRLLGLKKMETREEG, from the exons ATG cttgtgtggtgcaccATGTTCCGACACTTCTTCCGTCTGCATATGGCGTTCTCCCTCGTGATGCTGGTTCTGATGGCCGTCATGTCCGTAGTGTTCATGTACCGGAGCATCAAATACGACGAAAAAACACTCGAGGACTCGCTACAGGCTCTCAACACGAAGGTACAACAGCAGCTACTAGATTCGCCGAAACTAAAGCGACTACTGGAGCGAATGGATGCCGAGGATAAGGCGAACACAGCCCGAGAGAACGAACCGAGAACACTAGTTGGTACCGACACAGTGGGCCGAGGACGGGTTAATGACGCAAGCAAGCATCAAGATAAAAGTACACGGTCGGAAAGCGAGAGGGCAGTGATAAAAAACCGATATGACCCGAGTATACGACTGGATGCCGATAGTGCACCGAGTGAGGAGCGAGATTCCCAGAAAATTCAAGAGGATACCGAAAGTGGAACGAGTCGGAACCAAGAGCGCTCAATTGCACGACAAGACAACGAGATCGCCGCGAATCAAATCCGAGACAACTCAGGTGCACGACAAGACAACGAGATCGCCCCGAATCAAATCCAAGACAACTCAGTTGCACGACAAGACAACGAGATCGCCGCGAATCAAATCCGAGACAACTCAGGTGCACGACTGGATGTCGCGATTGTCCCGAATGAAAAGCGAGAGGTAGCGACCAGCAATCGGGAAAATATTAATCTAGATGAGAAAGCTCccaaaaagaagagaaaaagtCTGTTGATATTTGGTCATGATCGGTCCGGGACGACCTTCCTCAGTCGGATGTTTAACGCAGACCCCAAGATCTTCAATGTCTATGAGCCGCTTTGGGTGACTCAACACAGTTTCAAGCCGAGCGCCGGTGCGCGAGAAATACTGGATGTCCTTAAAGGGTTGCTAGGGTGCAAATTCTCGACCACACCCAGTGGGATCACATTCCTCGCTAACATTTCCGAATGGTGGTCGATACGCGTCAATAGTAACGCCATGATGTCACGTCATTTCTGCTCCATCAGGGACGGAAAAGGGGAAAACTGCCTAGACATGTCGCGGGACTCGAAACGCACGGATCGAGTCTGCCGGGAAGAGTACAAACACAGCGTGACGAAGATCGCAACGGCGCGCACTCCACAGCACAAGATCGCCACCCTGTTGCCAAGGTTACTGGATGAGAACCCGGATGTAGATATTCGAGTTCTCCACGTGGTCAGAGATCCTAGAGGAAATGTTCATTCAAGACTCAAACTAAAATGGTTCCCGGACCACCCCCACCCGCGATTCGATGGGATGGTGAAAGAGATTTGCGACGACATCGTAGAAAACATGAAATACGTGAAGAAACAAAAAGAGATGGATGCAAAGGAGGGAAAGAGGaatagatttatgactgtgactTATAGAGAAATTGCAGGTAGCCCCTTAGAGACGGCGAGGAAGATTTATGATTTTGCTGGGTTTCAAATGGATGATGCGCTAGCACAATGGATTAAGAAAAGCACAAAACCGAGTAAAGAAACTCTGAGAAAGGAGTTGGAACAGCCGTACTCACACGTGAGGAACGCGACAGGAAATGCTGACCGCTGGCAAAGAGAGTCGCCAGTAGGACGCGTGCGCGCCATAGAGAGAATTTGCCAACCGCTTATGCGGCTACTAGGGCTGAAGAAAATGGAGACACGTGAAGAGGGATGA
- the LOC5512275 gene encoding DEP domain-containing protein 1B isoform X2, with protein MKASLTVKRRRYRMKTYEDAFLASEAIDWLHGYLQSNPNFGPNVSRQQAVQLCQKFLNNGVIEDVRGKNYNSVFEDNSHPFRFKNIRYSPYKGVKSPVKSLGKENPSNSTLKSCNSSSNLPDFSPPRLRKRPSFSFKPLTRSSAPSRTPLVDKANLPESAMSDSKAVNAPVKRRKLIRRDSSASIIMNPVALGLQPCSRSLTEKEISQVWWSISISRLVTLLDMENTPDEFKRLEYDISCVRENAEEQRMCKASEVVPPWLLSAMKCLVHWPIDEQKESASFPKYPGFERDVFKAIVDHYHGFHAPLIEENILPLFIRTADTIVRCKMTALKSMQYCCLLLQPHMRRNLQVLIKFMVKLAQNTNISLSSTLPTRELVIQSFSKCTFGHTGDMNVIRLLFFMMENFPDVFKKPEGLKFHVDQRILFLQNCRGNKHQLPRQQSGVTYCERVTKEEYKEEGILNSQKALKDLLDQIIDNQTLSEKQRRKQLKQFEKAYPGIYYARFPEITAGGTCTLQRSKQLRNIMKPLTTLKGVR; from the exons ATGAAGGCAAGTTTGACTGTAAAACGACGCCGCTATCGAATGAAGACCTACGAGGATGCCTTCTTAGCCTCAGAAGCTATTGATTGGCTTCACGGTTACCTTCAGAGCAACCCAAACTTTGGTCCAAATGTGAGCAGGCAACAAGCAGTTCAGCTATGCCAAAAATTTCTAAACAATGGAGTCATAGAAGATGTTCGAGGCAAAAACTACAACTCTGTATTTGAAGATAACAGTCACCCATTTAGGTTTAAAAACATACGGTATTCCCCATACAAGGGAGTCAAGTCTCCGGTCAAAAGCTTGGGCAAAGAGAACCCCTCAAACTCAACTTTAAAGAGCTGTAATTCTAGCTCAAATTTGCCCGATTTTAGCCCACCAAGATTACGAAAAAGACCAAGTTTTTCATTCAAGCCCTTAACACGATCATCAGCACCGTCCAGAACACCGCTAGTCGACAAAGCCAACCTTCCAGAGTCAGCCATGAGTGACTCCAAGGCTGTCAATGCTCCTGTGAAAAGAAGAAAGCTTATTAGAAGAGATAGCAGCGCCTCAATTATAATGAATCCTGTGGCTTTGGGTCTACAACCATGCAGTCGAAGTCTTACAGAGAAAGAGATTAGCCAGGTCTGGTGGAGCATTTCTATCTCACG CCTGGTCACTCTTCTGGATATGGAAAACACCCCTGATGAGTTTAAAAGGCTGGAATACGATATAAGTTGTGTACGAGAGAATGCAGAAGAGCAAAGAATGTGTAAAG CCAGTGAAGTGGTGCCGCCATGGCTTCTGTCAGCCATGAAATGCTTAGTGCACT GGCCTATAGATGAACAGAAGGAGAGTGCTTCATTTCCAAAGTACCCTGGCTTTGAACGGGATGTATTCAAGGCAATAGTTGACCACTACCATGGATTCCATGCACCATTGATAGAAGAAAACATTCTTCCTTTATTCATTAGGACTGCAG acaCAATTGTGAGGTGTAAAATGACGGCACTAAAGTCAATGCAGTACTGCTGCCTGCTATTGCAGCCGCACATGAGGAGAAATTTACAAGTTCTTATCAAGTTCATGGTCAAACTTGCGCAGAACACAAACATTTCTCTCAGCTCTACCCTACCAACAAGAGAACTG GTGATTCAGTCGTTCAGCAAATGCACGTTTGGGCACACGGGAGACATGAATGTTATACGGCTGCTGTTTTTCATGATGGAGAACTTCCCTGATGTCTTTAAG AAACCAGAAGGGCTCAAGTTCCATGTCGACCAGCGAATTCTCTTTCTTCAGAACTGCAGGGGTAATAAG CATCAGTTGCCGAGACAGCAAAGTGGAGTCACATATTGTGAGCGTGTTACCAAGGAAGAGTACAAAGAGGAAGGCATCCTCAACTCACAAAAAGCCCTTAAAGATCTTCTGGACCAGATAATTGACAACCAGACCCTGTCCGAAAAGCAGCGACGTAAGCAACTTAAGCAG TTTGAAAAGGCGTATCCTGGAATCTACTACGCGCGTTTCCCAGAGATCACCGCGGGTGGAACATGCACACTACAGCGCTCGAAGCAGCTGCGCAATATCATGAAGCCGCTGACCACCCTGAAAGGCGTTAGATGA
- the LOC5512275 gene encoding DEP domain-containing protein 1A isoform X1, producing MIRQQSSLSDLPKGPFTATKLWNEVVSEMKASLTVKRRRYRMKTYEDAFLASEAIDWLHGYLQSNPNFGPNVSRQQAVQLCQKFLNNGVIEDVRGKNYNSVFEDNSHPFRFKNIRYSPYKGVKSPVKSLGKENPSNSTLKSCNSSSNLPDFSPPRLRKRPSFSFKPLTRSSAPSRTPLVDKANLPESAMSDSKAVNAPVKRRKLIRRDSSASIIMNPVALGLQPCSRSLTEKEISQVWWSISISRLVTLLDMENTPDEFKRLEYDISCVRENAEEQRMCKASEVVPPWLLSAMKCLVHWPIDEQKESASFPKYPGFERDVFKAIVDHYHGFHAPLIEENILPLFIRTADTIVRCKMTALKSMQYCCLLLQPHMRRNLQVLIKFMVKLAQNTNISLSSTLPTRELVIQSFSKCTFGHTGDMNVIRLLFFMMENFPDVFKKPEGLKFHVDQRILFLQNCRGNKHQLPRQQSGVTYCERVTKEEYKEEGILNSQKALKDLLDQIIDNQTLSEKQRRKQLKQFEKAYPGIYYARFPEITAGGTCTLQRSKQLRNIMKPLTTLKGVR from the exons ATGATACGGCAGCAAAGCAGTTTAAGTGACCTTCCGAAAGGTCCATTCACGGCAACCAAACTA TGGAACGAAGTGGTGAGCGAAATGAAGGCAAGTTTGACTGTAAAACGACGCCGCTATCGAATGAAGACCTACGAGGATGCCTTCTTAGCCTCAGAAGCTATTGATTGGCTTCACGGTTACCTTCAGAGCAACCCAAACTTTGGTCCAAATGTGAGCAGGCAACAAGCAGTTCAGCTATGCCAAAAATTTCTAAACAATGGAGTCATAGAAGATGTTCGAGGCAAAAACTACAACTCTGTATTTGAAGATAACAGTCACCCATTTAGGTTTAAAAACATACGGTATTCCCCATACAAGGGAGTCAAGTCTCCGGTCAAAAGCTTGGGCAAAGAGAACCCCTCAAACTCAACTTTAAAGAGCTGTAATTCTAGCTCAAATTTGCCCGATTTTAGCCCACCAAGATTACGAAAAAGACCAAGTTTTTCATTCAAGCCCTTAACACGATCATCAGCACCGTCCAGAACACCGCTAGTCGACAAAGCCAACCTTCCAGAGTCAGCCATGAGTGACTCCAAGGCTGTCAATGCTCCTGTGAAAAGAAGAAAGCTTATTAGAAGAGATAGCAGCGCCTCAATTATAATGAATCCTGTGGCTTTGGGTCTACAACCATGCAGTCGAAGTCTTACAGAGAAAGAGATTAGCCAGGTCTGGTGGAGCATTTCTATCTCACG CCTGGTCACTCTTCTGGATATGGAAAACACCCCTGATGAGTTTAAAAGGCTGGAATACGATATAAGTTGTGTACGAGAGAATGCAGAAGAGCAAAGAATGTGTAAAG CCAGTGAAGTGGTGCCGCCATGGCTTCTGTCAGCCATGAAATGCTTAGTGCACT GGCCTATAGATGAACAGAAGGAGAGTGCTTCATTTCCAAAGTACCCTGGCTTTGAACGGGATGTATTCAAGGCAATAGTTGACCACTACCATGGATTCCATGCACCATTGATAGAAGAAAACATTCTTCCTTTATTCATTAGGACTGCAG acaCAATTGTGAGGTGTAAAATGACGGCACTAAAGTCAATGCAGTACTGCTGCCTGCTATTGCAGCCGCACATGAGGAGAAATTTACAAGTTCTTATCAAGTTCATGGTCAAACTTGCGCAGAACACAAACATTTCTCTCAGCTCTACCCTACCAACAAGAGAACTG GTGATTCAGTCGTTCAGCAAATGCACGTTTGGGCACACGGGAGACATGAATGTTATACGGCTGCTGTTTTTCATGATGGAGAACTTCCCTGATGTCTTTAAG AAACCAGAAGGGCTCAAGTTCCATGTCGACCAGCGAATTCTCTTTCTTCAGAACTGCAGGGGTAATAAG CATCAGTTGCCGAGACAGCAAAGTGGAGTCACATATTGTGAGCGTGTTACCAAGGAAGAGTACAAAGAGGAAGGCATCCTCAACTCACAAAAAGCCCTTAAAGATCTTCTGGACCAGATAATTGACAACCAGACCCTGTCCGAAAAGCAGCGACGTAAGCAACTTAAGCAG TTTGAAAAGGCGTATCCTGGAATCTACTACGCGCGTTTCCCAGAGATCACCGCGGGTGGAACATGCACACTACAGCGCTCGAAGCAGCTGCGCAATATCATGAAGCCGCTGACCACCCTGAAAGGCGTTAGATGA